Proteins encoded together in one uncultured Desulfosarcina sp. window:
- a CDS encoding efflux RND transporter periplasmic adaptor subunit — protein sequence MKKKLLIVIPLAAILIVVAFWHFFLASKNGSESIALSGNIDVTQVDLAFKIPGRLSRRLVEEGDNVSSGQRLAVIDDTDQRLQLQKALADVDYASAVLAEFEAGSRPDEVRRAQAAVEQARFNLNELQNGSRDQEIAEAEADLTRAMADERTAKSQLTLAKNDFSRYEAVFADGGISRQAFETYRTRLDSATNAATAAASRRQAAEQRLSLRREGSRKERIRQARSALTQAEAAYALVKAGPRQEAIDQARAKKQAAAAALAVARQQLAETELFSSFDGVVLSTSAEPGSYLNPGSPVLTVGDIANVWVRAFVSETDLGRIRLNQEAEVTVDAYPDRSWKGRVSYISSSAEFTPRSVQTTEERTNLVYRIKIQLSNPDGTLKPGMPADAVIKAAQ from the coding sequence ATGAAAAAAAAGCTTCTCATCGTCATTCCTCTGGCAGCGATTCTGATAGTCGTCGCTTTCTGGCATTTTTTCCTCGCGTCCAAAAATGGGAGCGAATCCATTGCGTTGTCCGGCAACATCGACGTGACCCAGGTGGACCTGGCTTTTAAAATTCCCGGCCGCCTGAGCCGGCGCCTGGTGGAGGAAGGGGACAATGTGTCAAGCGGCCAGCGGTTGGCGGTGATAGACGATACGGACCAGCGGCTGCAACTGCAAAAGGCCCTCGCCGACGTGGATTATGCCTCGGCCGTGCTGGCCGAGTTCGAAGCCGGCAGCCGTCCCGATGAGGTTCGACGCGCCCAGGCGGCCGTCGAGCAGGCCCGCTTCAACCTGAACGAACTGCAAAACGGCAGCCGCGATCAGGAGATCGCCGAAGCCGAAGCGGACCTGACGCGGGCCATGGCTGACGAACGTACGGCAAAGAGCCAGCTGACCCTGGCCAAGAACGATTTTTCCCGCTACGAGGCCGTTTTTGCGGATGGCGGCATCAGCCGGCAGGCCTTCGAGACCTACCGCACCCGCCTGGATTCGGCCACCAACGCCGCCACGGCGGCGGCATCCCGGCGACAGGCAGCCGAGCAGCGCCTGAGCCTGCGCCGTGAAGGCAGCCGCAAAGAACGCATCCGTCAGGCCCGTTCGGCACTGACCCAGGCCGAGGCCGCCTACGCCCTGGTGAAAGCCGGCCCCCGCCAGGAAGCCATCGACCAGGCCCGGGCAAAAAAACAGGCTGCCGCGGCGGCCCTGGCCGTGGCTCGACAGCAGTTGGCCGAGACGGAGCTTTTCTCTTCCTTCGACGGTGTAGTGCTGAGCACCTCGGCCGAACCGGGCAGCTACCTGAATCCGGGCAGTCCGGTGCTTACCGTCGGCGACATCGCCAATGTCTGGGTGCGGGCCTTTGTTTCCGAAACCGATCTGGGCCGCATCCGCCTGAACCAGGAGGCCGAGGTGACCGTCGATGCCTATCCGGACCGATCCTGGAAGGGCCGGGTCAGCTATATCAGCAGCTCCGCCGAGTTCACACCCCGTTCGGTCCAGACCACCGAGGAACGCACCAATCTGGTCTACCGGATCAAAATCCAGCTCAGCAATCCGGACGGCACCCTCAAACCAGGTATGCCGGCCGATGCTGTCATCAAGGCGGCGCAATGA